TCTCCAAAACTACAACATGAATAAAGAATGTGAGTATGTGATTACTATAAATGCAGTCGAACTCCAGGACTAgatcaaaacaaaaagtgcgttCCTAAATCTAAACTAAGTTATTAATGTGATCAAAATTCAACTCAaggttcattttttttattagtcaccagacagaaaaaaaattattgatcaAAACAGAACTTGAGTTCCAGTCTGGTTCCATTTCATTGCCTGCCTACAACTTTCACCTTCCTTAATCTTCATCCTCAGAAAGGACTGCCTCATCTTCAGATGATACTGTCATGTCTTCCTCTTCAATGCTCTCATCACCGACGATCCCGTTTTCATCTGGATGAGGGTTTCTGGCAGTTGTGTTTCTTCATGGGATACTGGTTGATAATATCCATTGTAAAAATCCCAACCATTTGATGCAGTTGGATTTTGTTGGATATCAGTGAGATCGGCATTCACCCACATTTGTGCAACAAAGGATGCATGTTTCATATGAATGTTTAGCTCTGCCTCACATGGTGGAATGCCACTAGCATTTATGCCCTTCATCTTCTCCAACGGATTCTTTGTCGTTGACTTTGGTCCATAACCCTTTTCAAATATCTCAATAAACCTGATATTGGGCAAATTGTTACCTTTGACCTTAAGTGAATTCAGTACAGGGGTTGATATTTAAGAATCATTGATCCTTAGTGGGGGTACCCTaaggaatattttggcatcagtttcgttgatgtactcaaccatgctaattaaacttctaattagtgctaattaggggcgttcttaagtggactaagtacaggagctgacacttaagaatggtggatcttaattagtacatcaacagagaacattttggtgtaggtttgattggtgtactcaaccatgttaattaaagttaaaatatggggtattttgaggggcggcccctcggattggtacaggagaagacacttaagaatggccgtttgggggtcccacagcccacacctacatattccaggcctcagaccttttgtactcgcaatgctaattaaacctctctgggctcccggtttatactactactactattcctactactactactactactactactactactactactactactactactactactactactactactactactactaccactactactactactattaataatattattattagtactactactactactactactactaccactattactaccattcctactactactaccactactactactactactattattattattagtactactactactactactactactactactactactactactactgctactattactactactactactactactactactactactactattcctactactactactaccactactactactaccactactaccactactaccactactaccaatactactactactactactactactactactactactactactactactactactactactactactactactactactactactactactactactactactactactactactactactactactactactaccactactactactactactactactactactaccactactactactactactactactactactactactactactactactactactactactactactactactactactactactactactactactactactactactactactactactactactactactactactactactactactactactactactactactattcctactactactactactactactactactactactactactactactactactactaccaatactactactactactactactactactactactactactactactactactactactactactactactactactactactactactactactactactactactactactacctactactactactactactactactactactactactactactactactactactactattctactactactattactactactactactactactactactactactactactactactactactactactactactactactactactactactactactactattactactactactactactactactactactactactactactactactactactactactactactactactactactactactactattactactactactactactattcctactactactactactactactactactactactactactactactactactactactactactactactactactactactactactactactactactactactactactactactactactactactactactactactactactacctactactactactactactactattcctactactactactactactattcctactactactactactactactactactactactactactactactactactactactactactactactactactactactactactactactactactactactattcctactactactactactactactactactactactactactactactactactactactactatatcctactactactactactactactactactactactactactactactactacctactactactactactactactactactactactactactactactactactactactactactactactactactactactactactactattactactactactactactactactactactactactacactactactactactactactactacttactactattactactactactactactactactactactactactactactactactactactactactactactactactactactactactactactactactactactactactactaccactactactactactactactactactaccactactactaccactactactactactactactactactactaccactactactactactactactaccactactactactactactactactactactactactactactactactactactaccactactactactactactaccaccactactactactactaccactactactactactactactactactactactactactactactactactactactactactactactactactactactactactactactattcctactactacgaccactactactactactaccactactattactactactactactactactattcctactactactaccactactactactactactaccactactattactactactactactactactactactactactattcctactactactactactactaccactattactactactaccaccactactattactactactactactattaccaccgctactactactaccactactactactactactactattcctactactactactactattcctattactactactaatattctactactactactactactactactactactactactactactactactactactactactactactactactactactactactaccaccactactattactactactactactactactactaccactactactactactactactactactactactactactactactactactactactactactactactactactactactactactactaccactactactactactaccaccactactattactactactactactattaccaccgctactactactaccactactactactactactactcctactactactactactattcctattactactactaatattcctactactactactactactactactacgattactactactactactactactactactactattactactactaccaccactacttttactactactactactactactactactactactactactactactactactactactactactactactactactactactactactactactcctactactactattactactactactactattcctactactactaccactactactactaccactactactgctactaccaccactattactactattactactactaccactactactactactactactactactattcctactactactactaccaccactactactactactaccaccaccaccactactactactaccaccaccactactactactaccaccactactactactactaccaccactactactactaccaccactactactaccaccactactactaccactactactactactactaccaccactactactactaccactactattactactactactactagtattactactactactactactactactactactactactattcctactactactactaccactactactactactactactactactactactactactaccactactattactactactactactgctattcctattactactaccactactactactactactactactactactactactaccactactactatttctactactactttttatttttagtgttattatttatgtactaaaacaaaacaagaataacaaAGGTAtataccggggggggggggggggattccaTCGCAGGCTTTATGGATATGTGACTCACCTTGTGAGGTTGAGTCTTTTATATTAgtccataataatatatatgtgaatCACTCTCCGCTTGGTACCATTTCACGCCATTGGATAGTAGACTAATctttatatctacatgtatctatttATGGCATTTATTAGAAAGAGATATTAAACTGTGATGATTATGAAGTCATCTGTGAACCAAAATCTTTCTTTTCTGATGGGGGTTAAAATGGGAACTTCTAACACTATCTGGAGACAATTGTTCTTCTTCGCCTGACGTTGGATTAGCTCTACAAAACAAGACAGACAActtagtatataataataggatgaagtttgtgaaaaatgaaactgcataaAATAGagacaaatattcctttagatGATTCTCCCGTTCAAcgcaaaaacaaagaaatggttTGAAACTATATTATCATACACTTGTAATTTCTGAAAAGCCAAATTCTGCAATATCAAAAttgctaaattattttatttcagacctTAATTGGCACACTATCtatttaaaaccatttgtaTCCACACAAGAAATAAAACttagatggttccaatatagggtactttatagaatattaactactaatagtgtcgcatataaattaaaattaattgacagTGAAACGTGTACTTTTTGTCACGAAGGAAAAGAATCTATAGTAcgttgtacatttattttgggaatgcaAAATTGTTCAGAACTTTTggaatgattatttaaattggttatcaaactcatgttgcatatatgtaatttaaagctTTCTCTTGAGCTTGTGATATTTGGATGTAAAGATAATACTAAAACAGATAATATTTTTTGACCTGTTACTattattaactaaatattttatatatataaaagtaaagtGCAAAGGgtccaattaaatattatacatttctacAATCAAgctaaacaaagatataaagtaaaaaaaaagtatttatctTAGTAAGAACAATCTTAATAAATTCTTCACCAAGTGGTCAGTGTATTATTCCCTCTTTGAACAGACCTAATTTTGTAACTTTTCTTGTGCATCTTCTTGTTCCCAGCGGTCTTCGtactttctatatatatatatatatatatatatatatatatatatatatatatatatatcacgtattctaaatatttatgtacatcgTTCATAGAATGGAAAAGAAGGAtgaaatgtgtgtgtggttttctGTGAGGGAGAGATAAATGGATAGCtacattgattaaatatatagttagaatatataaatatatgttgttttaattgtaaacaaggggctgggaataaactttaaaataaaaaacgtttgtgaaaaataaaatctttcgaaaatgtttgtttttaatatcgaTGACCTTTGTATAAGTACAGATATGACATTGGAAACATCTGGTTAACATTTTGCACATGTTCTACAGGGTGAATACCACGAAATGAAATCATATTGATAACGAAGGTAACTTTTAAATGTGCCAGCACAACAGGCGTAATACGTTTAACCGAAGTCAATAGGAAATTTATCTTGCTCGTTTCGAATGTaagtggggcgggatttagctcagtcggttgagtgctcgcttgaggtgcttgcgtcgcagtatcgaaccaccttggcggatccattcaactgatgggaggttttttttcgttccaaccagtgcaccacaactggtcaaaggccgtggtatgtgctttcctgtttgtgggaatgtacatataaagttcccttgctgcaa
The sequence above is drawn from the Gigantopelta aegis isolate Gae_Host chromosome 6, Gae_host_genome, whole genome shotgun sequence genome and encodes:
- the LOC121374419 gene encoding uncharacterized protein DDB_G0271670-like, with amino-acid sequence SSSSSSSSSSSSSSSSSSSSSSSSSSSSSSSSSSNSSNSNSSSSSSSSSSSSSSSSSSSSSSSSSSSSSSSSSSSSSSSSSSSSSSSSSSSSSSSSSSSSSSSSSSSSSSSSSSSSSSSRNSSSSSSNSSSSSSSSSSSSSSSSSSSSSSSSSSSSSNSSSSSSSSSSSSSSSSSSSSSSSSSSSSSSNSSSSSSSSSSSSSSSSSSSSSSSSSSSSSSSSSSSSSSIGSSSSSSSSSSSSSSSSSSRNSSSSSSSSSSSSSSSSSSSSSSSSSSSSSSSSSSSSSSSSSSSSSSSSSSSSSSSSGSSSSSSSSSSGSSSSSSSSSSSSSSSSSSSSSSSSSSSSSSVKGNNLPNIRFIEIFEKGYGPKSTTKNPLEKMKGINASGIPPCEAELNIHMKHASFVAQMWVNADLTDIQQNPTASNGWDFYNGYYQPVSHEETQLPETLIQMKTGSSVMRALKRKT